One part of the Acidobacteriota bacterium genome encodes these proteins:
- a CDS encoding matrixin family metalloprotease: MLLIVPTAGDQRIEAARDAVSFWNARLAELEVATRLDGPRVVVAPPELRDIENYARRVAQRAVRLPAGDAEPDAPAEVTNLDADVILLLSAQDILSYAWPLPRIEPPRYLVVIRSVRGPDRGDAMVTRHVVAHELGHTLGLLHNEEPDTLMCGPCQPLLSIPDETGYLPLTDSERARLRALHP; encoded by the coding sequence GTGTTGCTGATCGTCCCGACAGCCGGCGATCAGCGGATTGAGGCGGCACGGGATGCGGTCAGCTTCTGGAACGCCAGGTTGGCGGAGTTGGAAGTTGCCACCCGCCTCGACGGACCGCGCGTCGTAGTGGCCCCGCCGGAACTGCGTGACATCGAGAACTACGCGCGTCGGGTTGCTCAGCGCGCGGTCCGCCTTCCGGCAGGAGATGCGGAACCCGATGCGCCAGCGGAGGTGACGAACCTCGACGCCGATGTCATCCTGCTGCTGTCGGCGCAGGACATCCTGTCGTACGCTTGGCCGCTTCCGCGCATCGAACCGCCGCGCTACCTGGTTGTCATCCGTTCCGTCCGCGGTCCCGACCGGGGCGATGCGATGGTCACCCGACATGTCGTAGCGCACGAGCTGGGGCACACGCTCGGTCTGCTGCACAACGAGGAGCCCGATACGCTGATGTGCGGCCCATGTCAGCCGCTGCTGTCGATTCCCGACGAGACGGGTTACTTGCCCCTGACGGACAGCGAGCGGGCGCGCCTGCGCGCCCTGCACCCCTGA
- a CDS encoding aminoglycoside phosphotransferase family protein encodes MNLIDATASPPLTPLPGGVSSDIWRVDLPTGPLCVKRALPRLKVAAMWEAPVERNGYEWAWMREAARIVPGSVPPLVAQDARAGCFAMGFLDPHTHPLWKAQLRNGDVRISTARAVGERLAAIHAATAGREEIAARFRTDDIFLAIRLEPYLLATADRHPELAPRLRALATKTAATKRALVHGDVSPKNILVGPDGPIFLDAECAWYGDPAFDLAFCLNHLLLKCLWTPAASGRFLDAFEALADSYLQGVSWEPSAELEERTAHLLPGLFLARVDGKSPVEYVTGDTGRNQVRRTARRFLLEPVPALAPIPAAWADTLEEAR; translated from the coding sequence ATGAACCTGATCGATGCGACGGCCTCTCCTCCGCTCACGCCATTACCGGGCGGCGTCTCCTCCGATATCTGGCGTGTCGATCTTCCAACCGGTCCCCTCTGCGTCAAGCGGGCGCTGCCACGCTTGAAGGTCGCGGCGATGTGGGAGGCGCCGGTGGAACGAAACGGGTACGAGTGGGCCTGGATGCGGGAGGCGGCGCGAATCGTTCCCGGGTCCGTACCTCCCCTCGTCGCCCAGGACGCGCGCGCAGGCTGCTTCGCAATGGGGTTCCTCGATCCACATACGCACCCCCTCTGGAAGGCGCAACTCCGAAACGGCGACGTTCGCATATCGACCGCCCGCGCCGTCGGCGAGCGCCTTGCCGCGATACATGCGGCCACCGCCGGACGGGAGGAAATCGCCGCGCGCTTTCGAACGGACGATATCTTCCTGGCCATCCGGCTGGAGCCGTACCTGCTGGCCACAGCGGACCGCCACCCTGAATTGGCGCCGCGGCTGCGCGCCCTCGCCACGAAGACGGCAGCAACGAAGCGGGCGCTGGTCCATGGCGACGTCAGTCCGAAAAACATTCTGGTAGGGCCGGACGGTCCGATCTTCCTCGACGCCGAATGCGCCTGGTACGGCGACCCGGCGTTCGATCTCGCGTTCTGCTTGAACCACCTGCTGCTGAAGTGTCTTTGGACGCCCGCGGCGAGCGGGCGCTTCCTCGATGCCTTCGAGGCGCTCGCCGACTCCTATCTTCAGGGTGTGAGCTGGGAGCCGAGCGCGGAACTTGAGGAACGGACGGCACATCTCCTCCCCGGGCTGTTCCTGGCGCGTGTCGACGGCAAGTCGCCAGTGGAGTACGTCACCGGCGACACTGGTCGCAACCAGGTTCGCCGGACGGCCCGCCGATTCCTGCTGGAGCCGGTTCCGGCGCTCGCCCCGATCCCGGCCGCGTGGGCCGACACACTGGAAGAAGCGCGCTAG
- a CDS encoding alpha/beta hydrolase, whose protein sequence is MLLMAPGFTPSAAAQGGDAAAAFVRVATSYQLTPNVVYHRADGRDLTLDVYRPRGASGPAPTLMYIHGGGWTNGSKEASALTFLPYLEMGWAVVNVSYRLADAAHAPAAVEDCRCALRWIYRNAEGFNFDVERIVVTGNSAGGHLALTTGVLPASAGLDAQCPGDRRRVWTTGNTSTAELKVAAIVNWYGITDVHDLANRTPGTSGNFTEAWLGSRPDRNDVATRVSPTHYIRGDLPPILTIHGDADSIVPYDHATRLHEALDDAGAPNQLLTIPGGGHGGFTPDQNQMIYNTIRRFLGEHGLTSATSNE, encoded by the coding sequence ATGCTGCTGATGGCCCCAGGCTTCACGCCGTCCGCCGCGGCGCAGGGAGGCGATGCCGCGGCGGCGTTCGTGCGCGTCGCCACGAGTTACCAACTCACGCCGAACGTCGTCTACCACCGCGCCGACGGGCGCGACCTGACCCTGGACGTCTACCGGCCGCGCGGCGCATCGGGCCCGGCCCCAACGCTGATGTACATCCATGGCGGTGGCTGGACGAACGGCAGCAAGGAAGCATCGGCGCTCACCTTCCTTCCCTATCTCGAGATGGGCTGGGCCGTGGTGAACGTCTCCTACCGCTTGGCCGACGCGGCGCACGCGCCGGCCGCAGTGGAGGATTGCCGTTGCGCGCTGCGCTGGATCTACCGGAATGCCGAGGGGTTCAACTTCGATGTCGAGCGAATCGTCGTGACGGGCAACTCCGCTGGCGGCCACCTCGCGCTCACGACCGGCGTGCTTCCCGCCTCGGCCGGCCTCGACGCGCAGTGCCCGGGAGACCGACGCCGGGTGTGGACGACCGGCAACACGTCGACCGCCGAACTGAAGGTGGCGGCGATCGTCAATTGGTACGGGATCACCGACGTCCACGACTTGGCAAACCGGACGCCCGGCACATCCGGCAATTTCACCGAGGCCTGGCTCGGCAGCCGTCCCGACCGTAACGACGTCGCGACACGCGTATCCCCGACGCACTACATCCGGGGCGACCTGCCGCCCATCCTGACGATCCACGGCGACGCCGATTCGATCGTCCCCTACGACCACGCGACCCGCCTGCATGAAGCGCTCGACGACGCGGGCGCCCCGAACCAGTTGCTGACCATCCCCGGCGGTGGCCACGGCGGCTTTACGCCCGACCAGAATCAGATGATCTACAACACCATCCGCCGGTTCCTGGGTGAACATGGGCTGACGTCCGCCACGTCCAACGAGTAG
- a CDS encoding sigma-54-dependent Fis family transcriptional regulator, giving the protein MSRHWTKRDTESGRRVEGGLARLMGKSPAMVALRKAVARAASAPFPVLIEGESGTGKELVARALHEEGPRRHERFSAVNCATFSDELIDAELFGHAKGAFTGAGQARRGLLEETSGGTVFLDEVGELSPRGQAKLLRTLQEGEIRKLGENRTRNLDLRVVAATNRGLTREADRGCFRRDLLYRLDVVHLDVPPLRDRPDDIEALAEHYWGRTLAQTQGHARLSRDTLAVLVSHEWPGNVRELQNVLAALAIQAPPEGEVGPHLLPAGFRRTVEERRPTLAEARRAFERAFVRAALIRANGQRRRAARELGMSRQGLSKLIDRLGIDSGGGATTRST; this is encoded by the coding sequence ATGAGCCGACACTGGACCAAGCGTGACACGGAGAGCGGAAGACGGGTCGAGGGCGGGCTGGCGCGGCTGATGGGGAAGAGCCCGGCCATGGTCGCGCTACGCAAGGCCGTCGCGCGTGCGGCATCCGCTCCCTTTCCGGTGCTGATCGAAGGAGAGAGCGGTACCGGTAAGGAACTCGTGGCGCGGGCGCTGCACGAGGAAGGCCCGCGGCGGCACGAGCGGTTCTCGGCGGTCAACTGCGCGACATTCAGCGACGAGTTGATTGATGCGGAACTGTTCGGTCACGCCAAGGGGGCGTTCACCGGCGCCGGGCAGGCGCGCCGTGGCCTGTTGGAGGAGACTTCCGGTGGAACCGTGTTCCTCGACGAAGTGGGAGAGTTGTCGCCGCGCGGGCAGGCGAAGCTGCTGCGCACGTTGCAGGAGGGTGAGATCCGAAAACTGGGGGAGAACCGGACGCGGAACCTCGACCTGCGGGTAGTTGCCGCCACCAACCGCGGCCTCACCAGGGAGGCCGACCGCGGCTGCTTCCGCCGCGACCTGCTCTATCGTCTCGATGTGGTCCACCTCGATGTGCCGCCGCTACGCGACCGACCGGACGACATCGAGGCGCTCGCCGAGCACTATTGGGGACGGACGCTGGCGCAGACCCAGGGACACGCCCGCCTGTCACGCGACACGCTGGCGGTGCTTGTCTCGCACGAATGGCCGGGCAACGTCCGTGAACTGCAGAACGTCCTCGCGGCATTGGCGATTCAGGCGCCACCGGAAGGGGAGGTGGGACCGCACCTGCTCCCCGCGGGATTTCGCCGCACGGTTGAGGAACGCCGCCCGACGCTGGCGGAAGCGCGGCGGGCATTCGAACGGGCGTTCGTGCGCGCCGCCCTCATCCGCGCGAACGGCCAGCGGCGCCGGGCCGCCCGGGAACTGGGGATGTCGCGCCAGGGATTGAGCAAGCTGATCGACCGTCTCGGCATCGATTCCGGCGGCGGAGCGACGACGCGCTCCACTTGA
- a CDS encoding hydroxyacid dehydrogenase has product MKVLCHYAASRDFERRFANLAPDAVELAICPVEDLDRYHRLIGDTDVLWHVLLPLSAEMIEAGPSLRLIQKIGIGVNTIDLEAARRRGIPVCNMPGTNTQAVAEATLLLMLGALRRAAQVDRTTRVGNGWALQTALQDDCGEVAGRTVGLIGFGAVAQRLAPVLAAMGARVLYVSRTPKPDAAGERVPLDRLLSESDIVSLHLPITPETERLIDAAAIERMKPGAVIVNTARGGLIDEAELVAALSDGRIAAAGLDVYEAEPAPATNPLFAMENVIVAPHLAWLTRETIERSLAVALENCRRLGAGDELLHRVV; this is encoded by the coding sequence ATGAAGGTGCTCTGCCACTACGCGGCCAGCCGTGACTTCGAACGCCGGTTCGCGAACCTGGCGCCGGACGCCGTCGAATTGGCGATCTGCCCGGTCGAGGATCTGGACCGCTACCACCGCCTGATCGGCGACACGGACGTGCTCTGGCACGTTCTGCTGCCGCTGAGCGCGGAGATGATTGAGGCGGGGCCGTCCCTCCGCCTGATCCAGAAGATCGGGATCGGCGTGAACACGATCGACCTCGAGGCCGCGCGCCGCCGCGGCATTCCCGTCTGCAACATGCCGGGAACCAACACGCAGGCCGTCGCGGAGGCAACCCTGCTGCTGATGCTCGGGGCGCTTCGCCGCGCCGCTCAGGTCGACAGGACTACACGCGTGGGGAACGGCTGGGCACTGCAGACGGCATTGCAGGACGACTGCGGGGAGGTGGCGGGCCGGACGGTCGGCCTGATCGGCTTCGGCGCCGTTGCGCAGCGGCTGGCGCCGGTCCTCGCGGCGATGGGCGCGCGCGTCCTGTACGTGAGCCGGACGCCCAAGCCGGATGCGGCGGGGGAGCGGGTGCCGCTCGACCGGCTCCTGTCGGAAAGCGACATCGTTTCGCTGCACCTTCCGATCACGCCGGAAACGGAGCGCTTGATCGACGCTGCGGCGATCGAACGGATGAAGCCGGGCGCGGTGATCGTCAACACGGCGCGAGGCGGGCTGATCGATGAGGCGGAGCTGGTGGCGGCGCTGAGCGATGGCCGGATCGCCGCGGCCGGTCTGGACGTCTACGAAGCCGAACCCGCACCAGCGACGAATCCCCTCTTTGCCATGGAGAATGTGATCGTTGCGCCGCACCTGGCCTGGCTGACGCGCGAGACGATCGAGCGGAGCCTTGCGGTGGCGCTGGAGAACTGCCGCCGCCTGGGGGCGGGAGACGAGCTGCTGCACCGCGTCGTCTAA
- a CDS encoding Gfo/Idh/MocA family oxidoreductase codes for MEVGNRISRRRFLAAASAASVMIVPRHVLGGRGTQAPSDTLNIAGIGVGGRGRADVRGCDSENIAALCDVDLGFAARTFREFPDARVYQDYRRMLDLEPGLDAVIVATPDHTHAVIAMEVMRRGKHVFCEKPLTRTVAEARALAAAAREHGVATQMGNQGHAGEGTRQIREWLEAGTIGTVREVHYWTNRPIWPQAIERPTEAHHAPPGLDWDLFLGPAPHRPFHPAYHPFRWRGWWDYGTGALGDIACHAMDAAFWALELGQPTRIEAETTPLFKETAPAVSRIVYEFPARGERPPVRVVWRDGSLAPPRPPQLADGEQLPGGSSGQLFVGDDGLIGADMYGREPRAFPTALHDEVTASPPPEKYPRSPGVYREWIDACKGRGASGSSFEEHAGPLTEVVLLGNLAVRSGAAIDWDSERMRVSNVPEANAFLEEEYREGWSL; via the coding sequence ATGGAAGTGGGTAACCGGATCTCGCGTCGCAGATTCCTGGCCGCGGCATCTGCGGCTTCGGTGATGATCGTGCCGCGTCACGTTCTCGGCGGGCGCGGCACGCAGGCGCCGAGCGACACGCTCAACATCGCGGGAATCGGCGTGGGTGGCCGCGGACGGGCCGACGTGCGGGGCTGCGACAGCGAGAACATCGCGGCCCTGTGCGACGTGGATCTGGGCTTTGCCGCGCGCACCTTCCGCGAGTTTCCGGACGCCCGCGTCTACCAGGACTACCGGCGGATGCTCGATCTCGAACCCGGTCTCGACGCGGTAATTGTCGCGACCCCGGACCACACGCACGCCGTGATCGCGATGGAGGTGATGAGGCGGGGCAAGCACGTCTTCTGCGAGAAGCCGCTGACGCGCACGGTGGCAGAGGCGCGCGCACTGGCCGCCGCGGCTCGTGAGCACGGCGTCGCGACGCAGATGGGGAACCAGGGACACGCGGGAGAGGGGACGCGCCAGATTCGCGAGTGGCTCGAGGCGGGGACCATCGGCACGGTGCGCGAGGTGCACTACTGGACCAACCGGCCCATCTGGCCGCAGGCCATCGAACGCCCGACGGAAGCTCACCATGCACCGCCGGGACTCGACTGGGATTTGTTTCTCGGGCCGGCGCCGCACCGCCCGTTTCACCCGGCCTATCACCCGTTCCGTTGGCGCGGTTGGTGGGACTACGGCACTGGCGCGCTGGGGGATATTGCCTGTCACGCCATGGACGCCGCGTTCTGGGCTCTCGAACTCGGGCAACCGACGCGCATCGAGGCGGAGACCACGCCTCTCTTCAAGGAAACGGCACCAGCCGTCTCACGCATCGTCTACGAGTTCCCGGCGCGCGGCGAGCGACCTCCGGTCCGGGTCGTCTGGCGCGACGGCAGCCTTGCGCCGCCGCGCCCGCCCCAGTTGGCCGACGGGGAACAGCTGCCGGGAGGGTCCAGCGGTCAATTGTTCGTGGGGGACGACGGCCTGATCGGCGCGGACATGTACGGCCGCGAGCCGCGCGCGTTTCCGACGGCGCTGCACGACGAGGTGACGGCCAGCCCGCCGCCAGAAAAGTACCCGCGGTCACCGGGTGTCTATCGGGAATGGATCGACGCCTGCAAGGGCCGTGGCGCCTCTGGTTCCAGCTTCGAAGAGCATGCCGGCCCGCTGACCGAGGTCGTGTTGCTCGGCAATCTGGCCGTGCGTAGCGGAGCCGCCATCGATTGGGACTCCGAGCGGATGCGCGTCTCGAACGTGCCTGAGGCGAACGCCTTCCTCGAAGAGGAGTACCGTGAAGGCTGGAGTCTGTGA
- a CDS encoding methionyl-tRNA formyltransferase — protein sequence MCPRDGPPGWLPLSESPERHPAGADCQEDQTVAARRAVVAPTRQENRALRIVFYGTPSFAATTLDRLLASAHDVVAVVTQPDRPRGRGRRMFPSAVKELAAAKELLVLQPERLTDETFRARLTACEHDLAVVAAYGRLLPEWLLGACAHGAINVHASLLPKWRGAAPVHRAIMAGETETGVTIIQLVKEMDAGPMLARRARPIEPSETSSAVEAALAEIGADLLVDTVDRIAAGTAVFEEQDHGLATLAPRLTKADGVLDWRRPAEAIHNQVRGLQPWPHASAALDGKRYLIHRTTLVMPPSDGSSPAEPPGTIVEAHLDSLIVAAGDDHSVAIHELQPEGGSRLSARAFLAGRPWRPGVRFDLPV from the coding sequence ATTTGCCCACGAGATGGACCACCTGGATGGCTCCCTCTTTCTGAATCGCCTGAGCGGCATCCGGCGGGAGCTGATTGCCAGGAAGATCAAACGGTTGCGGCGCGCCGGGCGGTGGTAGCCCCGACTCGCCAGGAGAATCGAGCGCTGAGAATCGTCTTCTACGGCACACCGTCGTTTGCCGCCACGACCCTGGACCGGCTGCTCGCCTCCGCGCACGACGTGGTCGCCGTGGTTACGCAACCGGATCGCCCGCGCGGGCGTGGGCGGCGCATGTTTCCCTCGGCGGTAAAGGAACTGGCGGCGGCGAAGGAGCTTCTCGTGCTTCAACCGGAACGCCTGACTGACGAGACATTCCGCGCCCGGCTCACCGCCTGTGAGCACGACCTGGCGGTGGTGGCGGCGTACGGTCGGCTGTTGCCGGAGTGGCTGCTAGGCGCCTGCGCGCACGGAGCGATCAACGTGCACGCTTCGCTCCTGCCGAAGTGGCGCGGCGCAGCGCCGGTCCATCGGGCGATCATGGCGGGAGAGACCGAGACCGGCGTGACGATCATCCAATTGGTGAAGGAAATGGACGCCGGCCCGATGCTGGCCAGGCGCGCACGGCCAATCGAGCCGTCGGAAACGAGCAGTGCGGTGGAAGCGGCTCTGGCGGAGATCGGCGCCGACCTGCTGGTCGATACAGTGGACCGCATCGCCGCTGGCACTGCGGTCTTCGAGGAACAGGATCACGGGCTCGCGACTCTCGCGCCCCGCCTGACGAAGGCGGACGGCGTTCTCGACTGGCGGCGTCCGGCGGAGGCGATCCACAACCAGGTGCGCGGCCTGCAGCCCTGGCCACACGCGTCCGCGGCACTGGACGGCAAGCGCTATCTGATCCACCGCACGACACTGGTTATGCCGCCGTCTGACGGCTCCTCGCCCGCGGAACCGCCCGGCACCATCGTGGAGGCGCATCTTGACAGCCTGATAGTTGCCGCGGGCGACGATCATTCCGTTGCCATCCACGAGTTGCAGCCGGAAGGTGGCTCGCGCCTTTCGGCCCGGGCCTTCCTCGCTGGCCGCCCCTGGCGGCCCGGTGTCCGATTCGATCTTCCGGTGTGA
- the def gene encoding peptide deformylase translates to MPHARRPCVARPWPGSSPSAAPARPRPVFRSPCHAWSSVGSWGSATVKFRANSEPLGSPWWPAGGRAARRTYGPQYNRRVIRRILRLGDELLVRPAVDVEEITADTQALIDDMVETMYAAQGIGLAASQVGVAKRIFVVDPSGGHDANALLVMVNPEWIAREGTQREDEGCLSIPGFSAVVTRPARAVVRGLDRDGTSREAEGTGVLARAFAHEMDHLDGSLFLNRLSGIRRELIARKIKRLRRAGRW, encoded by the coding sequence ATGCCGCACGCGCGACGGCCTTGCGTAGCGCGACCATGGCCGGGCTCTTCCCCATCAGCCGCGCCAGCCCGCCCTCGACCCGTCTTCCGCTCTCCGTGTCACGCTTGGTCCAGTGTCGGCTCATGGGGCTCCGCCACTGTCAAATTCCGTGCCAACTCAGAACCTCTCGGCTCTCCCTGGTGGCCAGCAGGCGGACGCGCGGCTCGCCGGACGTACGGTCCGCAATACAATCGCCGCGTGATTCGGAGAATCCTGCGACTCGGCGACGAGCTGCTCGTCCGGCCGGCCGTCGATGTCGAAGAGATTACGGCGGATACGCAAGCCTTGATCGACGACATGGTCGAGACGATGTACGCGGCGCAGGGGATAGGACTGGCAGCTTCGCAGGTAGGTGTCGCCAAGCGGATCTTCGTTGTGGATCCGTCGGGCGGTCACGATGCGAACGCGCTTCTCGTGATGGTCAACCCGGAGTGGATCGCCCGCGAGGGCACCCAGCGGGAGGACGAAGGGTGCCTCAGCATCCCGGGATTCAGCGCGGTAGTAACACGACCGGCGCGCGCCGTCGTACGTGGGCTGGACCGCGATGGAACATCACGCGAGGCGGAAGGTACCGGTGTTCTGGCTAGGGCATTTGCCCACGAGATGGACCACCTGGATGGCTCCCTCTTTCTGAATCGCCTGAGCGGCATCCGGCGGGAGCTGATTGCCAGGAAGATCAAACGGTTGCGGCGCGCCGGGCGGTGGTAG
- a CDS encoding PQQ-dependent dehydrogenase, methanol/ethanol family, producing MSRIATAVALLASLSVVAVAQEADVPRFEPVTWERLVNAADEPHNWLMYNGTLDARRFSRLDQVNTTNVANLELKWAYNIRALDRAETTPLVVDGVMFITESPSNVTAVDATNGRPYWRYVHPLPEDIRICCGRNNRGVAILGETLYMSTLDAHLVAIDARSGSVIWDAEVANYQAGYSKTAAPLVVKDKVVTGIAGGEFGIRGFLDSYDAATGELHWRTYTIPGPDEPGNQTWAGESWRTGGSPTWITGSYDPELNLVYWGTGNPGPDWNGDVRLGDNLYSDSVLALDGDTGEMAWYFQFTPHDVHDWDAIQIPVLADIEMEGETRQTMLWANRNAFYYTLDRVTGEFLLGKPFALQTWAEGLDENGRPIRLPNTAPTVEGTVVAPTAGGATNWWSPSFSPETGLLYVNTFDGEGEFFTREEEYEEGERYTGGGVQSPMPVDNYRSAIRALEPATGDIAWEFPMKPRARTGVMATAGGLVFAATVDGYFFALDADDGTELWNIPLGGPVNANPMTYAVDGRQYVTMTVGNVVYTFGLAD from the coding sequence ATGTCCCGCATTGCAACGGCCGTCGCGCTGCTTGCTTCCCTATCGGTTGTCGCCGTCGCGCAGGAGGCGGACGTGCCCCGTTTCGAGCCTGTCACGTGGGAGCGCCTGGTGAACGCGGCCGACGAACCGCACAACTGGTTGATGTACAACGGCACCCTCGACGCCAGACGATTCAGCCGTCTCGATCAGGTCAACACCACGAACGTGGCGAACCTCGAGTTGAAATGGGCCTACAACATCCGGGCTCTCGATCGGGCCGAGACGACGCCGCTCGTGGTCGACGGCGTGATGTTCATCACGGAATCGCCGAGCAACGTCACCGCGGTAGATGCCACCAACGGGCGACCTTACTGGCGCTACGTGCATCCCCTGCCCGAGGACATTCGGATCTGCTGCGGGCGGAACAACCGAGGCGTCGCCATTCTTGGGGAAACGCTTTACATGAGCACGCTGGACGCCCACCTCGTGGCAATCGATGCGCGAAGCGGCAGCGTTATCTGGGACGCCGAGGTGGCCAACTACCAAGCCGGCTACAGCAAGACCGCGGCGCCGCTCGTCGTGAAGGACAAGGTGGTGACCGGGATCGCGGGGGGCGAATTCGGAATCCGGGGCTTCCTTGATTCCTACGACGCGGCTACGGGCGAACTCCACTGGCGGACCTACACCATCCCCGGGCCGGACGAGCCCGGCAACCAGACGTGGGCGGGCGAGTCGTGGCGGACGGGCGGATCGCCCACCTGGATTACCGGTTCGTACGATCCGGAGCTGAACCTGGTGTACTGGGGGACTGGCAACCCTGGACCCGACTGGAACGGCGATGTCCGGCTGGGCGATAACCTCTATTCCGATTCGGTACTCGCACTGGACGGAGACACCGGCGAGATGGCGTGGTACTTCCAATTCACCCCGCACGACGTGCACGACTGGGACGCCATCCAGATCCCAGTGCTCGCCGATATCGAAATGGAGGGCGAGACGCGCCAGACGATGCTCTGGGCGAACCGCAACGCCTTCTATTACACGCTCGACCGCGTTACCGGCGAGTTTCTTCTCGGCAAGCCGTTTGCGCTGCAGACCTGGGCGGAAGGGCTGGACGAGAACGGACGGCCGATCCGCCTTCCCAACACCGCGCCGACCGTTGAAGGAACCGTGGTGGCGCCGACCGCCGGTGGCGCAACGAATTGGTGGTCGCCATCGTTCAGCCCGGAAACCGGCCTGCTCTACGTCAACACCTTCGACGGCGAAGGGGAGTTCTTCACTCGGGAAGAGGAGTACGAGGAAGGGGAGCGCTACACCGGCGGCGGCGTGCAGTCGCCCATGCCCGTCGACAATTACCGGAGCGCCATCCGCGCCCTTGAGCCAGCCACCGGCGACATAGCCTGGGAGTTCCCGATGAAACCGCGGGCACGGACCGGCGTGATGGCTACGGCGGGGGGTCTCGTGTTTGCCGCAACCGTCGACGGCTACTTCTTCGCCCTCGACGCCGACGACGGCACGGAACTCTGGAACATTCCGCTCGGCGGTCCCGTCAATGCGAACCCGATGACGTACGCGGTCGACGGCCGGCAGTACGTCACGATGACGGTTGGCAACGTCGTTTACACGTTCGGGCTGGCGGACTGA
- a CDS encoding phosphopyruvate hydratase codes for MDARSITQVTARRVWDSRGRPTIEVEVGLSNGAVGRAIAPAGASTGSGEAVDLRDGGDAFGGYGVSGAVRNVNGVIRRALLGLDAGAQTAIDRTLVDLDGTNSRSRLGGNALIAVSMAVLHAAAAAEPLPLWSHLLGDAPAILPLPEIQIFGGGAHARGRADLQDVMVMPVGATSFAEALDWTADVYRVAGRQMEEAGRLQGVADEGGWWPAFDTNESAIEQLVQAIESAGRRPGEEMAISLDVAASTFYRGGRYVLGLDGQDVDSDGLAEMLIDWIDRYPIASVEDPLAETDADGMRRFTAAVGHRVQVVGDDYLVTNAARVADAARTCACNALLVKPNQAGTITETRAALDAAVAADFATIVSARSGETEDVTIAHLAVGWSAGQLKVGSFARSERMAKWNEMLRIEEALGGDARFAGASALRPARPGTQSADGVLKEKQRWR; via the coding sequence ATCGACGCGAGATCCATCACGCAGGTGACCGCACGGCGCGTCTGGGACTCACGCGGGCGGCCGACAATAGAGGTGGAGGTGGGCCTGTCGAACGGCGCCGTGGGCCGCGCCATCGCACCGGCGGGAGCATCAACCGGGAGCGGCGAGGCGGTCGACCTTCGTGACGGAGGTGATGCGTTCGGCGGGTACGGCGTTAGCGGCGCCGTCCGGAACGTCAACGGCGTAATCCGGCGAGCCCTCCTTGGGCTGGACGCAGGCGCTCAGACTGCCATTGATCGGACGCTCGTCGATCTCGATGGCACGAACAGCCGGAGCCGCCTCGGGGGCAATGCGCTAATCGCCGTGTCGATGGCGGTCCTCCATGCCGCGGCCGCGGCCGAACCCTTGCCGCTCTGGAGTCATCTCCTGGGTGATGCGCCGGCCATCCTGCCGCTGCCCGAAATACAGATCTTCGGCGGCGGAGCACATGCTCGCGGCCGGGCGGACCTTCAGGATGTGATGGTGATGCCGGTAGGCGCAACCTCGTTCGCCGAGGCCCTCGACTGGACGGCCGATGTCTACCGTGTGGCTGGAAGGCAGATGGAGGAAGCGGGACGCCTGCAGGGCGTCGCGGATGAAGGAGGCTGGTGGCCCGCGTTCGACACGAACGAGAGCGCGATCGAGCAACTGGTCCAGGCCATCGAGTCGGCGGGGCGGCGGCCGGGTGAAGAAATGGCCATCTCGCTCGACGTCGCCGCGTCGACCTTCTACCGGGGGGGGCGATACGTTCTCGGTCTCGACGGACAGGACGTCGACAGCGACGGCCTGGCGGAGATGCTGATCGATTGGATCGACCGTTATCCGATCGCCTCCGTCGAGGACCCCCTCGCGGAGACGGACGCCGACGGCATGCGGCGCTTCACGGCCGCCGTCGGCCACCGTGTGCAGGTCGTCGGCGACGACTATCTCGTGACCAATGCGGCGCGCGTCGCCGATGCGGCTCGAACCTGCGCCTGCAACGCCCTCCTCGTCAAGCCGAATCAGGCGGGTACGATCACCGAAACCCGCGCCGCGCTCGACGCAGCTGTTGCCGCGGATTTCGCTACGATCGTCTCCGCGCGCTCCGGAGAGACGGAAGATGTCACAATCGCCCATCTCGCGGTTGGGTGGAGCGCCGGCCAGCTCAAGGTGGGTTCGTTTGCCCGATCGGAACGGATGGCGAAGTGGAACGAAATGCTCCGGATCGAGGAGGCGCTCGGCGGTGACGCCAGATTTGCCGGCGCCTCGGCGTTGCGTCCGGCACGCCCCGGAACTCAATCTGCCGATGGCGTCCTGAAGGAGAAACAGCGATGGCGATAA